The Frondihabitans australicus genome includes a region encoding these proteins:
- a CDS encoding ROK family glucokinase — MQAIGIDIGGTKIAGGVVTELGEIVAERRVPTPAGDSESIVDAVVAMIQELQGAAPSAGGEVVAAGVAAPGFIDAAQSTVYYTPNIPWRNEPLRARLNEKLGLHITIDNDANAAGWAEFRFGAGRLVSDMTMLTIGTGVGGAIVAKDQLLRGGFGTGGELGHVRLVRDGLLCGCGAHGCIEQYGSGRALLRMAGEVADRGGANGKALADVRAAKGQLTGPDVAELMAKGDPGALEALTELGTWLGEACASLSVVLDPQRFVFGGGVAQAGELLLAPIREAYLSHLPARGFHPEPDFVIAELVNEAGVVGAADLARLHVQTL; from the coding sequence GTGCAGGCCATCGGAATCGACATCGGCGGAACGAAGATCGCGGGGGGCGTGGTCACCGAACTCGGTGAGATCGTCGCCGAGAGGCGGGTCCCGACCCCGGCGGGCGACTCCGAGTCGATCGTCGACGCCGTCGTCGCCATGATCCAGGAGCTCCAGGGCGCCGCCCCCTCCGCGGGCGGCGAGGTCGTCGCCGCGGGCGTCGCGGCCCCGGGGTTCATCGACGCCGCGCAGTCGACGGTCTACTACACGCCGAACATCCCCTGGCGCAACGAGCCGCTGCGCGCACGCCTGAACGAGAAGCTCGGCCTCCACATCACGATCGACAACGACGCGAACGCCGCCGGCTGGGCCGAATTCCGCTTCGGTGCGGGTCGCCTCGTCAGCGACATGACCATGCTCACGATCGGCACCGGTGTCGGCGGCGCCATCGTCGCCAAGGACCAGCTGCTCCGCGGCGGCTTCGGCACGGGCGGCGAGCTCGGCCACGTCCGCCTCGTGCGCGACGGCCTCCTCTGCGGCTGCGGAGCCCACGGCTGCATCGAGCAGTACGGCTCGGGACGCGCCCTCCTCCGCATGGCCGGCGAGGTCGCCGACCGCGGCGGTGCGAACGGCAAGGCCCTGGCCGACGTCCGTGCGGCGAAGGGCCAGCTGACCGGGCCCGACGTCGCCGAGCTGATGGCCAAGGGCGACCCGGGTGCACTCGAGGCCCTGACGGAGCTCGGCACGTGGCTCGGCGAGGCGTGCGCCTCTCTCAGCGTGGTGCTCGACCCTCAGCGGTTCGTCTTCGGGGGCGGTGTGGCGCAGGCCGGCGAGCTCCTGCTGGCTCCGATCCGCGAGGCGTACCTCTCTCACCTGCCGGCCCGGGGCTTCCACCCCGAGCCCGACTTCGTGATCGCCGAGCTGGTGAACGAGGCCGGCGTCGTCGGAGCAGCCGACCTCGCTCGTCTTCACGTGCAGACGCTCTGA
- a CDS encoding class II 3-deoxy-7-phosphoheptulonate synthase has product MIAGLDYWRTLPIKQQPEWADSSAVAAASAEIATYPPLVFAGEVDTLRDRLAEAAAGRAFLLQGGDCAETFADATADNIRNRVKTILQMAVVLTYGASVPVIKMGRMAGQFAKPRSSDVETRDGVTLPAYRGDIINGYDFTPESRQPDPARLVRGYHTSASTLNLIRAFTQGGFADLRQVHAWNKGFAANPANSMYEHLAKEIDKAVKFMEAAGADFDEMKRAEFYTCHEALLMDYERPMTRIDSRTGTPYTLSSHFQWIGERTRDLDGAHVDFLSRVRNPIGVKLGPTTTPDDMLRLIDKLDPEREPGRLTFITRMGAGKIREALPSLLEAIKKADATPLWVSDPMHGNGMTTPTGYKTRRFEEIMDEVKGFFEAHRAAGTHPGGIHIELTGDDVTECLGGSEHIDEATLATRYESLCDPRLNHMQSLELAFLVAEELASANA; this is encoded by the coding sequence GTGATCGCCGGACTGGACTATTGGCGCACGCTCCCCATCAAGCAGCAGCCCGAATGGGCCGACTCGTCGGCCGTCGCCGCGGCCTCCGCGGAGATCGCCACGTACCCGCCGCTCGTGTTCGCGGGCGAGGTCGACACGCTCCGCGACCGCCTCGCCGAGGCGGCCGCCGGCCGCGCGTTCCTCCTGCAGGGCGGCGACTGCGCCGAGACCTTCGCCGACGCCACGGCCGACAACATCCGCAACCGGGTCAAGACGATCCTGCAGATGGCCGTCGTGCTGACCTACGGCGCCAGCGTGCCCGTGATCAAGATGGGTCGCATGGCCGGGCAGTTCGCCAAGCCCCGCTCGAGCGATGTCGAGACCCGCGACGGCGTGACGCTGCCCGCGTACCGCGGCGACATCATCAACGGGTACGACTTCACGCCCGAGTCGCGGCAGCCGGATCCTGCGCGCCTGGTCCGCGGGTACCACACGTCGGCGTCGACGCTGAACCTGATCCGCGCCTTCACGCAGGGGGGCTTCGCCGACCTGCGCCAGGTGCACGCGTGGAACAAGGGCTTCGCCGCGAACCCGGCGAACTCGATGTACGAGCACCTCGCCAAGGAGATCGACAAGGCCGTCAAGTTCATGGAGGCGGCCGGCGCCGACTTCGACGAGATGAAGCGCGCCGAGTTCTACACCTGCCACGAGGCACTGCTCATGGACTACGAGCGCCCGATGACCCGGATCGACTCGCGCACGGGCACCCCGTACACGCTGTCGAGCCACTTCCAGTGGATCGGCGAGCGAACGCGTGACCTCGACGGCGCTCACGTCGACTTCCTGTCGCGCGTGCGCAACCCGATCGGCGTCAAGCTCGGCCCGACGACGACGCCCGACGACATGCTCCGGCTCATCGACAAGCTCGACCCCGAGCGCGAGCCCGGTCGCCTGACCTTCATCACGCGCATGGGTGCCGGGAAGATCCGGGAGGCTCTGCCGTCGCTGCTCGAGGCGATCAAGAAGGCCGACGCGACGCCGCTGTGGGTCTCCGACCCGATGCACGGCAACGGCATGACCACCCCGACCGGCTACAAGACGCGCCGCTTCGAGGAGATCATGGACGAGGTGAAGGGCTTCTTCGAGGCTCACCGCGCCGCGGGCACGCACCCGGGCGGCATCCACATCGAGCTCACCGGCGACGACGTCACCGAGTGCCTCGGCGGCTCCGAGCACATCGACGAGGCCACCCTCGCGACGCGCTACGAGAGCCTGTGCGACCCGCGCCTCAACCACATGCAGTCGCTCGAGCTCGCGTTCCTCGTGGCCGAAGAGCTGGCGAGCGCGAACGCCTGA
- a CDS encoding lysophospholipid acyltransferase family protein, producing the protein MFYWIMKTFLFRPILLSIFRPWVIGKENVPETGPVIFASNHLSFVDSVFLPLALERRISFLAKSDYFTGRGIRGWATRVFFNATGQLPIDRSGGKASEASLNTGLKVLARGEQLGIYPEGTRSPDGKLYRGRTGIARMVLEGRVPVVPVAMIDTQKVMITGSKRPHLHRIGVVFGQPLDFSRFEGLEGDRFILRSITDEIMHELNKLGGQEYADVYASSVKERRAVLSR; encoded by the coding sequence TTGTTCTACTGGATCATGAAGACGTTCCTCTTCCGTCCGATCCTGCTGTCGATCTTCCGGCCCTGGGTGATCGGCAAGGAGAACGTGCCCGAGACCGGGCCGGTGATCTTCGCGAGCAACCACCTGTCGTTCGTCGACTCGGTGTTCCTGCCGCTGGCGCTCGAACGTCGCATCTCGTTCCTGGCGAAGAGCGACTACTTCACCGGGCGAGGGATCCGCGGCTGGGCGACACGCGTCTTCTTTAACGCGACCGGCCAGCTGCCGATCGACCGATCGGGCGGCAAGGCGTCCGAGGCGTCGCTGAACACCGGCCTCAAGGTCCTGGCGCGCGGCGAGCAGCTCGGCATCTATCCGGAGGGCACGCGCAGCCCCGACGGCAAGCTCTACCGGGGTCGCACCGGCATCGCCCGCATGGTGCTCGAGGGGCGCGTGCCCGTCGTGCCGGTCGCGATGATCGACACCCAGAAGGTCATGATCACCGGGTCGAAGAGGCCGCACCTGCACAGGATCGGCGTCGTGTTCGGCCAGCCCCTCGACTTCTCGCGGTTCGAGGGTCTCGAGGGCGACCGGTTCATTCTCCGGTCGATCACCGACGAGATCATGCACGAACTCAACAAGCTCGGCGGTCAGGAATATGCGGACGTCTACGCGTCTTCGGTGAAAGAGAGGCGAGCCGTTCTTTCGCGATAG